The following is a genomic window from Desulfosoma caldarium.
ATTGAATCTCGCGGTCAAAGGCCTGGATGGTCTCGTCGAGAAACGGAATGTGCTGCCGACAGAACTGATCCAGCGCGGCAAAGGGTTCGGGGTATAACCTGGCGACGAATTCGAGGATTTTGGCCTCAATGTGACTCATGCCGGATCTTTCCGGAACCTTAGTCAGGTAGTCTCGGGCGTCACTTTGTTTGAACTTCTCGAAGGTTTTCTCCACTTCCGAACTATATTCTCCTTCGCCTTCGTATCGCTTCACTCTGAACTTTCCGCTCTGGATGATCACGCAGTATCGAACCTCGGCGAGAGCCTCTTTGACGTGTTGGCTCTCTGTCGCCAGGGAACGGAAAGCGGGTGATTGAATATAATGCTTCAGATAGTCCCGAAAGGCTGCCAGACCTTGTGATCTCAAGGGGACATGGGTCAGATGACGCGCCAGCTTCGTGACCGTGTCACAATAGACCCTTGCCGCTTCTAGGATCCACCCCTTTTTGTGATAGTCAAAGTCCAGCTCTTCCGCCATGGCCAGATAGCGGCGAACAAGGCTCATTTTTTCCGCACTTGCTTTGATGCCTTCCATGACGGTTTCATTTTCCAGGTCCTGCATCACCACCTGCCTATAGCGGATCGTTTCCGTATCACGGAGGGGGAACCAGAAAAACGGATTCAGGTTGTACTCCTGTTTTGGCTCGGTGATGGCACCAATGACGTGATCCAGGTTCAGGTCGGGGAAGAAATCGGGCTGTTTGGTTGGTTCAAATGGGGGGCCATCTTTGTCACGAAGAATGCTGTTGAAAACCATGATCCTTGTCCTATGGCACATCCGAAAAAAAAGCCTCCACAGAGAATTCCCTTCTCCGTAGAGGCTATCAGCCAGCATGGCGGTTCAGGGTGAGCCTCATCACCTAAATCAATTGTTTTTATTTATTTTCATCTTGTTTTCCGCGGGTGTCAAATCGTTTCTCTTTTCTTCTAAGCGGTTCATGTTTTCACTGTTGGCGTCTTCGCCGCCCAACGGCCGGGTTCAGCCGCACGCGGATCGTGACGGCTGGAAGCGGTTGTTGACCGCTGCTTTGCTTTGGTGATTGGACATTTTGTCTATCACGAATATTTTGACTCATTGCGAAGGTCGACACTCCACAACTAAGCGTCAACTCTGACATCTTGAGAGAGCCATTGGTGTAAGGCCGTCTTCTCGCAGTATGGATCGGGTCATTTGCGAAGTTGCTTGCCAACCACAAAGAACAACGGCACCGAGGCAAGCTGCATCACGACCGAAAAGGTGATGAGCGCGGGCAATGACAGATCGTACAGAATCCCCATCAACGCGCTGCCTAAAAACCAGAACACTCCAAAGCCTGTATTGAAAATTCCATAAGCCGAACCACGTCGTTCTCGTGAGACCATATCCGCAATGGCCGCGCGCAGGATGGATTCTTGTGCGCCCATGCCGACGCCCCATATGGCCATGCCGACCACGGCCAAACGGAAACCGCCCAAGAACACCAGGGGCGCGAAAAATGCCGAGATCAGCGAAACGATCATCAGAATTTGAATGCCAATGCGGTCAAACCAGCGACCAAACAACAGCGCTGCCAGCGCGTCCACCCCCATCGCAATGGCGTAAAGGAGTGGAATCCATGTGTCGGGCACAGACGATGTTTTCCCAAAATGATAGGCGATCAGGGGAAAGTCCACGTAGCCCACCGCCACCAGAGCGACGGCGGCAAGATAAATCCAGTAGGCTCGGGGAAATCCTTGCGCCTGCAACTGGGGTGCTGTCGGTTCCAAATCTTGTGGGTGCGGGTAGAGCCACCGGGCCATGAGCAACACGGATAGGGCGAGTATGGCGGGGATCGCGAGAGCCGCGAACGCAGCGGGGTAACTGTTTTGCCTCGCCATCACCACCGTGACGATGATGGGGCCGGCAACGGCGCCGACTTGATCCATGGCTTCGTGCAGCCCAAAGCCCCAGCCACGCCCCGTAGCCTTGGTCGCGTACGAAAGCATTGCATCACGTGCCGGGGTGCGGAGGGCCTTTCCCATTCGCTCGGTAATCAAGAGTGCAGCGGCCAATTCCCACTGACCAGCCAACGCCAATAGGGGTACGGCGAGCAAATTGAGCGCATACCCGACCAACGTCATTGCCCAATAGCGGCGCGTACGGTCGCTCAAATATCCCGATACCAGGCGCAACCCGTATCCGACGAGTTCTCCAAAGCCCGCCACAAACCCTACGACCGTTCCACTTGCGCCCAACAATGCGAGATAGGGACCCGAGATGCTCCGTGCGCCTTCATACGTTGCGTCAGCGAACAGACTGACAACGCCGAGCAGGATGACGAATCTGATAGCCGTAGCTCTAAAAAGATGCATCGATAACCTCCTCTCATTCGGATTCTAATGCAGTGAGGCGACGAACAATTTGTGTTACGGGTTGGCCGGCGGGTGAGAGGAAGGCTTGAGACGTACCTGAATCGGTGAGAGGCCTTCCATTCCCTCATTCCCGCAGGGGTGTTTTTTAAAAAATCGCCATCGGCACTCCGGCATAACACAAAAGAGGGGCAACAGCCTGTGTTCTTTCCTGGGATCTTTGAAGAATCAGCCCCTTTTCCGCGAACCGTGCGCGGACGTATCCATCCGGGCCGTTGCCACCATTTGAGACACCAACCTTCCTCACCCAGGTCGACGGCGATGGGAGCGTAACCAGAATATCCCTGTTCGGTGCAGCCTCTTCTGGCTTTTAGGGTCCCGGAGCTGTCCAGGCAGAACACATCCATATGTGTCATGTCCCGAAAAGTCATGGACCGATTTCACAAAAAGTTGAGGTCTTTTTTGTTGCCAATTTTTAAGTGCCTGAATCGGGGTTATATGGCCGAGATTTTTCTGGGGGATGTGGTGGTTATAGAGCCGGCGACAGTGAGTCAAGGTTTCTTTTACCTAATTTGAGCGATTCTGGGGCAAGATAGAGGCGACGATCGCCTCTCTGAGCAACGAAGTGTCGATTCTGGCACTCCGATGGCCATCTTTCAGGTACTGACTGTGGAATTTTTTCGTGAAAGAGCTCTGATATTTAGTATGCCGTCAAGTTTATGCGATTTTGGAGACACTTCTCTACTTATAGGTAATTTCTTCGGTGCTGGATTTCCCTTCCCCCCAGCAATATCTGGGCGGCGCCCCGCTTTTGTGCCAAAGCCTCTCGAAATGGAGGGCCTCAAAGGTTGCCGTCGTCACTTTCAGCACCACACGGCGGCCGTGACGCACGATCTTGGCGGCCATGTCCATCACCCTACGGCGCAGCGTGGTGGCATAGCAAACGGGTTCGTCCACCGGCGCGCAGACGTCTTGCTTGAAGCTCTCGTAGAGAAAAAAGGCCACCAGCATCGTGTCGAAGAAGGCGGCATTGGGGCAAAGCGCTTGAAAGGCAGTTGCTCGAAGCCGAAATCCTTCAGCGCTCGATGCACCAGCTCCTCGCTGCCCCGGCCGTGGTAACCGGCGAGGATCCCTTGCCCTTGAAGCCATTGACCGCATCCAGCCTTGGTGAGCGCTGCATCGATGGCCTGTTCCATGCCCAGGTTGGCGACCACCACCGTGTCGGGCCGGGCAAAAGGGCAGCACCATCTGGGCATCTTGATCGAGCGGACGGCAAAACAGCGCTCGAAAAAACGACGTCCACCGACCGCACCGTGTGCCAAGCTCCAGGTATTGCCCGACCTGGCTCCCTTTCTTGTCGAGGCCCCAGGCGGCCTGGTTCCTCTGGCTTTGGGCCACAAATGCCTTGATCGGCTTATACAGTGTGCCATCAAAGATGTCGCCAACGCTCAAATCTTTAAAGCCTCGAAAAGCTTCTTGTGAAAAAGTTCGCTTTCCATGCGGACGATGACGGCCGCGTCGGCTCGATTAGGTTCGCGGATTCTGGCCACCACATGGCATACAAATCGCTTAAATTGATCATTTCAGGTTCGTATGACCGGATGCAAAAAGCAGAGCAAAGAGGAGCGACGCTTTATGCTGTCCGAGTGCATGCGATTGCTAGAAGCCATTACAACTGAGCCAAATTTCTGATGAGATTGTAAGTAAACCAACCATCACCAGTTTCGAACAACTGCGGCCTGACTGTTTGTGCATCC
Proteins encoded in this region:
- a CDS encoding MFS transporter encodes the protein MHLFRATAIRFVILLGVVSLFADATYEGARSISGPYLALLGASGTVVGFVAGFGELVGYGLRLVSGYLSDRTRRYWAMTLVGYALNLLAVPLLALAGQWELAAALLITERMGKALRTPARDAMLSYATKATGRGWGFGLHEAMDQVGAVAGPIIVTVVMARQNSYPAAFAALAIPAILALSVLLMARWLYPHPQDLEPTAPQLQAQGFPRAYWIYLAAVALVAVGYVDFPLIAYHFGKTSSVPDTWIPLLYAIAMGVDALAALLFGRWFDRIGIQILMIVSLISAFFAPLVFLGGFRLAVVGMAIWGVGMGAQESILRAAIADMVSRERRGSAYGIFNTGFGVFWFLGSALMGILYDLSLPALITFSVVMQLASVPLFFVVGKQLRK
- a CDS encoding MutS-related protein, producing the protein MVFNSILRDKDGPPFEPTKQPDFFPDLNLDHVIGAITEPKQEYNLNPFFWFPLRDTETIRYRQVVMQDLENETVMEGIKASAEKMSLVRRYLAMAEELDFDYHKKGWILEAARVYCDTVTKLARHLTHVPLRSQGLAAFRDYLKHYIQSPAFRSLATESQHVKEALAEVRYCVIIQSGKFRVKRYEGEGEYSSEVEKTFEKFKQSDARDYLTKVPERSGMSHIEAKILEFVARLYPEPFAALDQFCRQHIPFLDETIQAFDREIQFYVAYLDFIADLKRQGLPFCYPELHATGKETYVHDGFDLALAHARRDSDQAIVLNDFSLQGPERILVVTGPNQGGKTTFARMFGQLHYLASLGCPVPARKARLFVFDHIFTHFERKEDIRHLRGKLEDDLIRIRDILVRATPDSIIILNEIFSSTTVQDALFLSKEIMGRLMDLDVLGVWVTFLDELASLSEKTVSMVALVDSHDPSTRTFKIVRRPADGLAYALSLARKHNLTYEQIKERVR